The following proteins come from a genomic window of Maniola hyperantus chromosome 8, iAphHyp1.2, whole genome shotgun sequence:
- the LOC117984645 gene encoding limbic system-associated membrane protein-like yields MKWIFYVLVFIYMFYRTVYGKILPTVHKETQSISIDPIVYGLNDNFFRVGERITLVCKGGSKSQKVEWVNPEGEIVQREVRNRVYAQEHFVASHKGRMPALLLILSHATVEDTGVWQCRTGASEYLINSGDTVRQVSLCIIDPASFVDTLTEVTVDHGRSITLSCQARGEPEPRLVWYRYGQIITDDPSSSKYGLMTQYHSQGFTGLLTILSAESDDSGEYNCEAIQESSRSEECSAKIITNITLHVNSPPEFLGGNETALVAAQENKSVDLVCAADAYPTPTYRWFKEVGDILSEYPKDVIELQNDGQEAVITIIANSSAFGHKYRCRATNEYGDVDKVFSLISLEPPRKPDEITLQHSNHEQLQFYARWKGDVFFPVDDMIVQYLKKDSLRKKSMPREIDWKKAVENEVKTEAYDLINEEKSGLVILLLDMEEETDYWVRMRAVNDAGTSPWSKPISASTTAKSEEDIEETPEEEVDEDEKPKASALSDSTFYGVFFAGGIVVIAVGCMLIMRMV; encoded by the exons ATGAAGTGGATTTTCTATGTGCTAGTATTTATTTACATGTTCTATAGGAcag TTTATGGGAAGATACTGCCCACAGTTCACAAGGAAACACAGAGTATATCCATCGATCCGATAGTTTATGGGCTAAATGATAATTTCTTCCGAGTCGGAGAACGAATCACGCTCGTTTGCAAGGGAGGCAGTAAAAGTCAAAAG GTGGAATGGGTGAATCCAGAGGGTGAAATAGTCCAGCGAGAAGTTCGAAACAGGGTGTATGCGCAGGAGCACTTTGTGGCTTCACATAAAGGCCGTATGCCCGCTTTACTCCTGATCTTAAGCCACGCTACTGTAGAGGACACAGGAGTATGGCAGTGCCGTACGGGCGCGTCggaatacttaattaattcgGGTGACACCGTGAGACAAGTTTCTCTCTGTATTATAG ATCCAGCATCTTTCGTCGACACTCTCACGGAAGTGACAGTAGACCATGGTCGCTCTATCACCTTATCTTGTCAGGCAAGGGGCGAACCGGAACCACGTCTGGTGTGGTACAGATATGGACAAATCATTACAG ATGATCCAAGTTCGTCCAAATACGGATTGATGACGCAATACCACAGTCAAGGGTTTACTGGTCTCCTCACGATCCTGTCGGCGGAGAGCGATGACAGCGGAGAATATAATTGTGAAGCCATTCAAGAGAGTTCGCGTAGTGAAGAATGCTCAGCGAAAATTATAACGAACATAACTCTGCATGTAAACT CCCCTCCAGAGTTTCTTGGTGGTAATGAAACAGCACTGGTAGCAGCACAAGAGAATAAAAG TGTGGATTTAGTTTGCGCCGCAGATGCATACCCAACCCCGACTTATAGATGGTTCAAAGAAGTTGGCGACATACTGTCCGAGTATCCCAAAGATGTTATAGAATTACAAAATGATGGACAAGAAGCTGTGATCACAATAATAGCAAATTCTTCCGCATTTGGCCACAAGTATCGATGTAGAGCCACGAATGAATATGGAGATGTGGACAAGGTTTTCTCTCTAATAAGTCTAGAACCACCCAGGAAACCAGATGAG ATAACGTTACAACATAGTAATCACGAACAACTGCAGTTTTATGCAAGGTGGAAAGGCGATGTATTTTTTCCTGTGGACG ATATGATAGTTCAGTATTTAAAAAAGGATTCGTTAAGAAAGAAAAGTATGCCCAGAGAAATTGACTGGAAAAAGGCAGTGGAAAATGAAGTTAAAACGGAGGCCTATGACTTGATTAATGAAGAGAAAtcag GCCTTGTCATTCTACTGCTTGATATGGAGGAAGAAACAGATTACTGGGTCCGAATGCGCGCTGTCAACGACGCTGGAACCTCTCCGTGGTCCAAACCCATTTCAGCTTCCACTACTGCAAAATCTGAGGAAGATATTGAAGAAACGCCAGAAGAAGAAGTAGATGAAGATGAAAAACCAAAAGCTTCTGCCCTTTCTGATAGCACTTTCTATGGAGTATTTTTTGCGGGCGGTATTGTAGTGATAGCTGTTGGATGTATGCTTATAATGAGAATGGTCTAA